Proteins encoded by one window of Cannabis sativa cultivar Pink pepper isolate KNU-18-1 chromosome 4, ASM2916894v1, whole genome shotgun sequence:
- the LOC133028964 gene encoding 1,4-alpha-glucan-branching enzyme 2-2, chloroplastic/amyloplastic-like, producing the protein MDIVHSYSSNNTLDGLNMFDGTDSQYFHSGSHGYHWMWDFHLFNYGSLEVLRFLLSNARWWLEEFKFDDFKFDGVTSMMYTHHGLELC; encoded by the exons ATGGATATCGTTCACAG CTATTCATCAAATAATACTTTAGATGGACTGAACATGTTTGATGGGACTGATAGCCAGTACTTCCACTCTGGGTCACATGGATATCACTGGATGTGGGATTTTCATCTTTTCAATTATGGAAGCTTGGAG GTATTGAGATTTCTTCTCTCAAATGCAAGATGGTGGCTCGAAGAGTTCAAGTTTGATGATTTTAAATTTGATGGTGTCACTTCAATGATGTATACTCACCATGGGTTGGAG TTATGTTAA
- the LOC115712681 gene encoding uncharacterized protein LOC115712681, with protein MWHEARRSEKKVHDMMDAARKRAQRRAVFLAKRRGDPQQSIQVVGTRCRMYRDDGLYQATQDQQGLIPWNGKQDVLIDRFDGRALLDFIREPGSRHFRAQEKSEEEEELEEFVNFERYRDLIKHRRRGFTDEDGLQHVEQEMEAKITASFAPQRSQVAQPSATKGSYSQVGFSYEGDGKEEAQFSDDDDEEDDDDNDEDDDYDDFNSDDSNDEGMDKIAKDFGVKRFGWLVYMDKKAKEEEKRQKEVIKGDPAIRKLTRKERRKVSQVEREREREAARITGTRVLHHDPYRETRRSPTYEAYSRSRRSRSRSYSPSHSRRHPRGRHSDDAHRSKQVAPKIEYITEFGGSGDGSESKHEGFSPPSSPPSHTDVLNRPSSGPILEALHVDPASGVSVNRDKGTKMVKVPPVSASSAIAKLTKGSTSGGPLKQEGEKKETPQERLKRIMSRQLNKQIKKDTAAEMAKKREQERQRLEKLAETNRLSRSRRRSRSRSRSYSRSPPRRYRRSRSPSRSSRGSRRYNSRSRSPSRSPSRSRTRTRTHSRSHSRSPRVRSQSRY; from the exons ATGTGGCACGAGGCTAGGAGGTCCGAGAAGAAGGTCCATGATATGATGGACGCGGCTCGGAAGCGAGCCCAGAGACGAGCCGTGTTCTTGGCCAAACGCCGTGGCGATCCACAGCAATCGATTCAAGTCGTCGGAACTCGTTGCCGTATGTACCGCGATGACGGTCTCTACCAGGCCACTCAGGATCAGCAAGGCCT GATACCTTGGAATGGGAAACAAGATGTTTTAATTGACAG ATTTGATGGGCGTGCCCTTCTTGATTTTATTCGCGAACCGGGGTCTAGACATTTCCGGGCTCAAGAAAAGtctgaagaagaggaagaattagaagagttTGTTAATTTTGAGCGTTACCGGGATTTAATTAAGCATCGACGTAGAGGAT TTACTGATGAGGATGGTCTACAACATGTGGAACAAGAGATGGAAGCTAAGATTACTGCTTCATTTGCTCCTCAAAG ATCTCAGGTGGCACAGCCTTCTGCAACTAAGGGTTCTTATTCACAGGTTGGATTCTCATATGAAGGTGATGGAAAAGAGGAAGCTCAATTCTCAGATGATGATGACGAGGAAGATGATGATGACAATGATGAAGACGATGATTATGATGATTTTAATAGTGATGATAGCAATGATGAAGGAATGGATAAAATAGCAAAGGATTTTGGTGTTAAAAGGTTTGGTTGGCTTGTTTACATGGACAAGAAAGCTAAGGAGGAAGAGAAGAGGCAAAAAGAAGTGATCAAAGGCGACCCTGCAATA agGAAGCTTACTCGTAAGGAGAGAAGAAAGGTTTCTCAGGTAgaaagggagagagaaagggaagCTGCACGGATTACAGGAACCCGTGTTCTCCATCATGATCCCTATCg TGAAACAAGGCGAAGTCCAACTTATGAAGCGTATTCTCGTTCAAGAAG ATCAAGATCACGATCGTACTCACCCTCACATTCTAGAAGACATCCTCGCGGACGACATTCTGATGATGCTCACCGCAGCAAACAAGTGGCTCCCAAAATCGAATATATTACTGAATTTGGTGGCTCTGGCGATGGGAGTGAGTCAAAGCATGAAGGATTTTCTCCACCATCTTCTCCTCCATCTCATACTGATGTGTTAAACCG GCCATCATCTGGTCCTATACTTGAGGCACTGCATGTTGACCCTGCATCTGGTGTATCTGTAAATAGGGACAAAGGGACTAAAATGGTGAAAGTACCACCCGTGAG CGCATCTTCCGCAATAGCAAAGTTGACAAAGGGAAGTACTTCCGGGGGTCCGTTAAAACAGGAGGGGGAAAAGAAAGAAACTCCTCAAGAACGGCTGAAAAGAATTATGAGCAGGCAGCTTAATAAACAAA TTAAGAAAGATACAGCTGCTGAAATGGCTAAAAAACGAGAGCAGGAGCGTCAGAGGTTGGAAAAACTTGCTGAAACAAATCGGTTAAGTCGAAGTAGGCGTCGCAGTCGCAGTCGTAGCAGGAGCTACAGCCGTTCCCCACCAAG AAGGTACAGACGAAGTAGAAGCCCTAGTAGAAGCAGCAGGGGTTCGCGAAGATATAACTCTCGTTCCCGTTCTCCTTCTCGCTCTCCCTCTCGCTCTCGTACTCGTACTCGGACTCATTCTCGGTCTCACTCTCGCTCACCAAG GGTACGAAGCCAATCAAGATACTAA